A single Micromonospora sp. CCTCC AA 2012012 DNA region contains:
- a CDS encoding carbohydrate ABC transporter permease, translating into MSTTRAAPAPSSHRAAPERGRSGGDDRRLTWRNRLYRFDMRYMPYLMIAPFFLIFLAFGLFPLLFNGVVSLRNYRLDDPTLPYWAGVENFSKLLGDEDFWNALYNTFGIFLLSTVPQLLLALVVASLLNRKLRAQTWWRVGILLPYVTPIVASTMVFSVFFSRDFGMANWVLGLFGLGGGDTPIDWRADKPHAWIAIATMVNWKWIGYNALLYLAAMQSISKDVYEAAAIDGAGPWKQLWRITVPLIQPIIVFTVVLSTIGGLQLFTEPMLFDLNSQAATGGPNGEWQTIGQLIYKVGWKDLNLGYAAAMSWALFVITLIIAGLNTLLTNRLAGGRK; encoded by the coding sequence ATGTCCACCACCCGTGCCGCACCCGCGCCGTCGAGCCACCGAGCCGCGCCGGAGCGCGGCCGCTCCGGGGGCGACGACCGGCGGCTCACCTGGCGCAACCGGCTGTACCGCTTCGACATGCGCTACATGCCGTACCTGATGATCGCCCCGTTCTTCCTGATCTTCCTCGCCTTCGGGCTGTTCCCGCTGCTGTTCAACGGCGTGGTGTCGCTGCGCAACTACCGGCTCGACGACCCGACGCTGCCGTACTGGGCCGGCGTGGAGAACTTCAGCAAGCTCCTCGGTGACGAGGACTTCTGGAACGCCCTCTACAACACCTTCGGCATCTTCCTGCTCTCCACGGTGCCGCAGCTGCTGCTCGCGCTGGTGGTCGCCTCGCTGCTCAACCGCAAGCTGCGGGCGCAGACCTGGTGGCGGGTGGGCATCCTGCTGCCGTACGTGACCCCGATCGTCGCCTCGACGATGGTCTTCAGCGTCTTCTTCTCCCGCGACTTCGGCATGGCGAACTGGGTGCTCGGCCTCTTCGGCCTGGGCGGCGGGGACACCCCGATCGACTGGCGGGCCGACAAGCCGCACGCCTGGATCGCCATCGCCACCATGGTCAACTGGAAGTGGATCGGCTACAACGCGCTGCTCTACCTGGCCGCGATGCAGTCCATCTCCAAGGACGTCTACGAGGCCGCCGCGATCGACGGCGCCGGCCCGTGGAAGCAGCTCTGGCGGATCACCGTGCCGTTGATCCAGCCGATCATCGTCTTCACCGTGGTGCTCTCCACCATCGGTGGACTCCAGCTCTTCACCGAGCCGATGCTCTTCGACCTCAACTCGCAGGCCGCCACCGGCGGACCGAACGGCGAGTGGCAGACCATCGGCCAGCTCATCTACAAGGTCGGCTGGAAGGACCTCAACCTCGGCTACGCCGCGGCGATGTCCTGGGCCCTGTTCGTGATCACCCTGATCATCGCCGGCCTCAACACCCTGCTGACGAACCGACTGGCCGGAGGGCGCAAATGA
- a CDS encoding LacI family DNA-binding transcriptional regulator, which produces MKRPTIADVARRAGVSKGAVSYALNGQPGVSDATRQRILAIAAEIGFSPSSAARALSGATAKAVGLALCRPARILGIEPFFMELISGVEAELSARSYALTLQVVADQDAEIAVYRRWWAERRVDGVFLCDLRTDDRRVPALEELQLPAVVIGGPGHTGTLASVWSDDAAALVETVEYLVALGHRRIARVGGLPSLLHTEIRSDAFTDVCRRLGLDEATTVWSDYTGEEGARATRRLLSSAQRPTAVIYDNDVMAIAGLSVAQEMGLAVPGDLSIVAWDDSPLCQLVHPPLTALGRDIPAYGAHAARQLLAVIAGEPVTGLQDETAHLTPRGSTAPPRVR; this is translated from the coding sequence GTGAAGCGGCCGACCATCGCCGATGTCGCCCGGCGGGCCGGGGTCTCCAAGGGCGCGGTGTCGTACGCGCTGAACGGACAGCCCGGCGTCTCCGACGCGACCCGACAGCGCATCCTGGCGATCGCCGCCGAGATCGGCTTCAGCCCCAGCAGCGCCGCCCGGGCGCTCTCCGGCGCCACCGCCAAGGCGGTCGGCCTGGCGCTGTGCCGGCCGGCCCGGATACTGGGCATCGAGCCGTTCTTCATGGAGCTGATCAGCGGCGTCGAGGCCGAACTCTCCGCCCGCTCGTACGCGCTCACCCTCCAGGTGGTGGCCGACCAGGACGCCGAGATCGCGGTCTACCGGCGCTGGTGGGCCGAACGGCGGGTCGACGGCGTCTTCCTCTGCGACCTGCGTACCGACGACCGGCGGGTGCCCGCCCTGGAGGAGCTGCAACTGCCCGCCGTGGTGATCGGGGGCCCCGGCCACACCGGCACGCTGGCCAGCGTCTGGTCCGACGACGCCGCCGCCCTGGTCGAGACCGTGGAATACCTGGTCGCGCTCGGCCACCGCCGGATCGCCCGGGTGGGCGGCCTGCCCTCGCTGCTGCACACCGAGATCCGCAGCGACGCGTTCACCGACGTGTGCCGGCGGCTCGGCCTGGACGAGGCGACGACCGTCTGGTCGGACTACACCGGCGAGGAGGGCGCCCGGGCCACCCGTCGCCTGCTCAGCTCCGCGCAACGGCCGACCGCGGTGATCTACGACAACGACGTGATGGCGATCGCCGGGCTCTCCGTGGCGCAGGAGATGGGGCTCGCGGTCCCCGGCGACCTCTCCATCGTCGCCTGGGACGACTCCCCGCTCTGCCAGCTGGTGCATCCGCCGCTGACCGCGCTGGGCCGGGACATCCCGGCGTACGGCGCCCACGCCGCCCGGCAGCTCCTCGCGGTGATCGCCGGCGAGCCGGTGACCGGGCTCCAGGACGAGACCGCGCACCTCACCCCGCGCGGCAGCACCGCACCGCCCCGAGTCAGGTGA
- a CDS encoding stress response protein: MSEETWLAARLIPTSGINGAEEQERRATSALLAVMSAVREFGRVVTQAAGAPAGSVQTFIEVPFRLGGQQLFPDGLVRVTRGQRQWTALVEVKTGNNTLKTEQLEAYLDIAREQGFDALITISNEIAPVVGQHPTPVDRRKLKKVSLYHLPWTEILTLAVMQKEYRGVADPDQAWILGELIRYLEHPRSGAMEFSDMGASWVQVRDAVSTGTLRATDSGAAEVAGRFDALIRYACLRLGRRLGTEVTPAMSRRDLADPAARTQSMVAQLVSTGTLTSGIKIPGSVGSLHVTADLRAGQVICHVDVDAPRTGRPTTRINWLVRQLKDAPETTRVEAFAMHARGGGTAELLRKVREDPSVLISDPTRELRAFRVARSTTAGTKRGTGRGAFIDSALDAVDGFYEQIIQNLKPWMPAPPRLRTPDDLQPTEPVAASLISTAISSQDSPDLGKNEQ, encoded by the coding sequence ATGTCAGAGGAAACCTGGCTTGCCGCCCGCCTGATACCAACGTCCGGCATCAATGGAGCCGAAGAACAGGAGCGTCGGGCGACTTCCGCCCTGCTTGCGGTCATGAGCGCGGTCCGCGAGTTCGGTCGGGTGGTGACCCAGGCGGCAGGGGCACCCGCCGGCTCGGTGCAGACATTCATCGAAGTTCCGTTCAGGCTCGGCGGCCAGCAACTGTTCCCAGACGGATTGGTACGCGTGACTCGTGGCCAGCGTCAGTGGACTGCCCTCGTCGAGGTGAAGACTGGGAACAACACGCTGAAGACGGAGCAGCTTGAGGCGTATCTCGATATCGCCAGGGAGCAAGGATTTGACGCCCTCATCACCATCTCAAACGAGATCGCTCCTGTTGTGGGCCAGCACCCCACGCCGGTGGACCGACGCAAGCTCAAGAAGGTTTCTCTGTACCACCTACCGTGGACTGAGATCCTCACGCTGGCCGTCATGCAGAAGGAGTATCGGGGTGTGGCCGATCCGGATCAGGCATGGATTCTTGGCGAGTTGATTCGCTATCTGGAACATCCACGCTCGGGGGCCATGGAATTCAGCGACATGGGTGCCTCCTGGGTCCAAGTGAGAGACGCCGTTTCGACAGGCACCCTTCGTGCGACCGACAGCGGAGCGGCAGAGGTAGCCGGTCGCTTCGATGCCCTCATCCGGTACGCCTGCCTTCGGCTGGGCAGACGACTCGGCACTGAGGTGACGCCCGCGATGAGTCGACGCGACCTTGCAGATCCCGCCGCCCGAACTCAGTCGATGGTTGCCCAACTCGTCTCGACAGGCACCCTAACCAGCGGCATCAAGATTCCCGGTTCGGTCGGCTCCCTACACGTCACGGCTGACCTTCGCGCTGGGCAGGTCATCTGCCATGTCGACGTCGACGCACCTCGCACGGGGCGCCCGACTACACGCATCAACTGGCTTGTCCGGCAGCTCAAAGATGCACCGGAGACGACACGGGTGGAAGCGTTCGCCATGCATGCACGTGGTGGAGGAACTGCTGAACTACTTCGGAAGGTCCGAGAGGATCCATCCGTGCTCATCAGCGACCCTACCCGGGAGCTTCGCGCCTTCCGGGTGGCGAGATCCACCACCGCCGGCACCAAACGAGGGACGGGACGAGGGGCGTTCATCGACTCTGCACTCGATGCCGTTGATGGCTTCTACGAACAGATCATTCAGAACCTCAAGCCATGGATGCCGGCACCGCCGCGCCTGCGTACCCCTGATGACCTTCAGCCAACAGAGCCCGTAGCGGCAAGCCTGATCTCCACGGCGATCTCGTCCCAGGACAGCCCTGATCTCGGCAAGAACGAGCAGTAG
- a CDS encoding ABC transporter substrate-binding protein, giving the protein MRRSWFHWARATAIGAVSLVMVAACSGNSGNSGSSDSAGGPVTLKINFWGDFGLQDLKTKYEADHPNVKIQLNSGEYNAQHEDLQKKLIAGSGAPDIAAIDEGFMVQFRGQSDKFVNLLDKGAGKYESKYLPWKWKQSLTPDGKTQIGLGTDVGGLAMCYRSDLFKAAGLPTERDQVSALWPTWDKFIEVGQQYTSKTNKKFIDSGTNLFNPILGQQPVGFYNEQDQLQMDGGPKVAFDYTVKAVQAGLSANLASFQADWDKGFTSGSFAVLACPAWMLGHIKDTAPGTQGKWDIAAVPGGGGNWGGSFLTIPKQGKHVDEAYKLLEWLVQPEQQIEIFKKVGNLPSQPALYADPAIADFKNPFFNNAPVGQIFPKMAQGLTPQYLGKKNGPTRVAVENVIIRVQNKTLKPDAAWAEAVKEADKASKS; this is encoded by the coding sequence ATGAGACGGTCCTGGTTCCACTGGGCCCGGGCGACGGCGATCGGTGCCGTCAGCCTGGTCATGGTCGCTGCGTGCAGCGGCAACAGCGGCAACAGCGGCAGCTCCGACTCGGCCGGTGGGCCGGTCACGTTGAAGATCAACTTCTGGGGCGACTTCGGCCTCCAGGACCTCAAGACCAAGTACGAGGCCGACCACCCGAACGTCAAGATCCAGCTGAACTCGGGCGAGTACAACGCCCAGCACGAGGACCTGCAGAAGAAGCTGATCGCCGGCTCCGGCGCCCCGGACATCGCGGCGATCGACGAGGGCTTCATGGTCCAGTTCCGTGGTCAGTCCGACAAGTTCGTCAACCTGCTCGACAAGGGCGCCGGCAAGTACGAGAGCAAGTACCTGCCCTGGAAGTGGAAGCAGTCGCTCACCCCGGACGGCAAGACCCAGATCGGCCTCGGCACCGACGTCGGTGGCCTGGCCATGTGCTACCGGAGCGACCTGTTCAAGGCCGCCGGACTGCCCACCGAGCGCGACCAGGTCTCCGCGCTCTGGCCCACCTGGGACAAGTTCATCGAGGTCGGCCAGCAGTACACCAGCAAGACCAACAAGAAGTTCATCGACTCGGGCACCAACCTGTTCAACCCGATCCTCGGGCAGCAGCCGGTCGGCTTCTACAACGAGCAGGACCAGCTCCAGATGGACGGCGGCCCGAAGGTGGCCTTCGACTACACCGTCAAGGCCGTCCAGGCCGGTCTCTCGGCCAACCTGGCCAGCTTCCAGGCCGACTGGGACAAGGGCTTCACCAGCGGCTCCTTCGCCGTGCTGGCCTGCCCGGCGTGGATGCTCGGCCACATCAAGGACACCGCCCCCGGCACCCAGGGCAAGTGGGACATCGCCGCGGTCCCCGGTGGCGGCGGCAACTGGGGCGGCTCGTTCCTGACCATCCCCAAGCAGGGCAAGCACGTCGACGAGGCGTACAAGCTGCTGGAGTGGCTGGTCCAGCCGGAGCAGCAGATCGAGATCTTCAAGAAGGTCGGCAACCTGCCGTCGCAGCCGGCGCTCTACGCCGACCCGGCGATCGCCGACTTCAAGAACCCGTTCTTCAACAACGCGCCGGTCGGGCAGATCTTCCCGAAGATGGCGCAGGGCCTCACCCCGCAGTACCTGGGCAAGAAGAACGGCCCGACCCGGGTGGCGGTCGAGAACGTCATCATCCGCGTACAGAACAAGACCCTGAAGCCGGACGCCGCGTGGGCGGAGGCGGTCAAGGAGGCCGACAAGGCCAGCAAGTCCTGA
- a CDS encoding glycoside hydrolase family 2 protein, with protein sequence MSQHALHEGWVLRAVPGPQVPPEIADRAVPATVPGCVHTDLLAADLIADPYLDDNETRLAWIGRTDWVYETTFAWQPGDDDRVDLVCAGLDTVATVTLNGTEVGRTENQHRGYRFDVGPLLHPGANTLTVRFDSAYRYAEAHRDRLGDRPNAYPEPFHFIRKVACNFGWDWGPTVVTAGIWQEIGLHAWSTARLATVRPLVTVDGDTGTVELHVEVERAAETPVTLRATVAGATGEVTVPAGERTAVLTLTVRDPERWWPRGYGEQALHQLDVTLCAADGRTLDAWSRRVGFRSVRLDTAPDAHGSAFVLHVNDVPVFVKGINWIPDDAFPNRVTRDRLAQRFRQAADANINLLRIWGGGRYESDDFYELADEAGLLVQQDFLFACAAYPEEEPFRSEIEAEAREQVTRLAAHPSLVLWTGNNENIWGWHDWDWQEPLAGRTWGRGYYLELLPAIVGELDPSRPYWPGSPWSGSEDLHPNDPAHGTMHIWDVWNDDDYTKYREYVPRFVAEFGYQAPPTYATLRRSISDEPLAHDSPGMAHHQKAIDGDLKLQRGLDAHLPVPADFDDWHYLTQLNQARAIQLGVEHFRSHRPVCMGTIVWQLNDCWPVTSWAAVDGDGRRKPLWYALRRAYADRLLTVQPRDGGLAVVAVNETGEAWRGPATVTRLTLTGEPRAKTSVELDVPAYSSVVLPLPAELARPDEARRELLVAEAGDTAERALWFFAEDREIDWPAADLDASVEPGDSGQRVRVTARSVLRDLALFPDRLDPSAQVDQALVTLLPGESVSFTVRADRPLDPTALTTRPVLRCVNDIREGAR encoded by the coding sequence GTGAGCCAGCACGCGTTGCACGAGGGCTGGGTGCTGCGGGCCGTCCCCGGTCCGCAGGTGCCGCCGGAGATCGCCGACCGGGCGGTGCCGGCCACCGTACCCGGCTGTGTGCACACCGACCTGCTCGCCGCCGACCTCATCGCCGACCCCTACCTCGACGACAACGAGACCCGGCTGGCCTGGATCGGGCGCACCGACTGGGTCTACGAGACCACCTTCGCCTGGCAGCCCGGCGACGACGACCGGGTGGACCTGGTCTGCGCCGGGCTGGACACGGTCGCCACGGTCACCCTCAACGGCACCGAGGTCGGCCGCACCGAGAACCAGCACCGCGGGTACCGCTTCGACGTGGGCCCGCTGCTGCACCCCGGCGCGAACACGCTGACCGTGCGCTTCGACTCGGCGTACCGCTATGCGGAGGCGCACCGGGACCGGCTGGGCGACCGGCCGAACGCCTATCCGGAGCCGTTCCACTTCATCCGCAAGGTGGCCTGCAACTTCGGCTGGGACTGGGGACCGACGGTGGTGACCGCCGGCATCTGGCAGGAGATCGGGCTGCACGCCTGGTCCACCGCCCGGCTCGCCACGGTCCGGCCGCTGGTCACCGTCGACGGCGACACCGGGACGGTGGAGCTGCACGTCGAGGTCGAGCGGGCGGCCGAGACGCCGGTCACCCTGCGCGCCACCGTCGCCGGCGCCACCGGCGAGGTCACCGTGCCGGCGGGGGAGCGCACGGCCGTGCTGACCCTGACCGTCCGCGACCCCGAGCGCTGGTGGCCCCGGGGGTACGGCGAGCAGGCCCTGCACCAGCTCGACGTGACCCTCTGCGCGGCGGACGGCCGTACCCTGGACGCCTGGTCCCGCCGGGTCGGTTTCCGCTCGGTACGCCTCGACACCGCCCCCGACGCGCACGGCTCCGCCTTCGTCCTGCACGTCAACGACGTGCCGGTCTTCGTCAAGGGCATCAACTGGATCCCCGACGACGCCTTCCCCAACCGGGTCACCCGTGACCGGCTGGCGCAGCGCTTCCGCCAGGCCGCCGACGCCAACATCAACCTGCTCCGGATCTGGGGCGGCGGCCGGTACGAGTCGGACGACTTCTACGAGCTGGCCGACGAGGCCGGGCTCCTGGTGCAGCAGGACTTCCTCTTCGCCTGCGCCGCGTACCCGGAGGAGGAGCCGTTCCGCTCGGAGATCGAGGCGGAGGCGCGCGAGCAGGTCACCCGGCTGGCCGCGCACCCGTCGCTGGTGCTCTGGACGGGCAACAACGAGAACATCTGGGGCTGGCACGACTGGGACTGGCAGGAGCCGCTCGCCGGCCGGACCTGGGGGCGTGGCTACTACCTGGAGCTGCTGCCGGCGATCGTCGGCGAGCTGGACCCGTCCCGCCCGTACTGGCCGGGCAGCCCCTGGTCGGGCAGCGAGGACCTGCACCCGAACGACCCGGCGCACGGCACCATGCACATCTGGGACGTCTGGAACGACGACGACTACACCAAGTACCGCGAGTACGTGCCCCGCTTCGTCGCCGAGTTCGGCTACCAGGCGCCCCCCACGTACGCGACGCTGCGCCGGTCGATCTCCGACGAGCCGCTGGCGCACGACTCGCCCGGAATGGCGCACCACCAGAAGGCGATCGACGGGGACCTGAAGCTCCAGCGGGGGCTGGACGCGCACCTGCCGGTGCCCGCCGACTTCGACGACTGGCACTACCTGACCCAGCTCAACCAGGCCCGCGCCATCCAGCTCGGGGTGGAGCACTTCCGGTCCCACCGGCCGGTCTGCATGGGGACCATCGTCTGGCAGCTCAACGACTGCTGGCCGGTCACCTCCTGGGCGGCGGTCGACGGGGACGGTCGCCGCAAGCCCCTCTGGTACGCGCTGCGCCGCGCGTACGCCGACCGGCTGCTGACCGTGCAGCCGCGCGACGGCGGGCTGGCCGTGGTGGCGGTGAACGAGACCGGCGAGGCGTGGCGCGGGCCGGCCACGGTCACCCGGCTCACGCTGACCGGGGAGCCGAGGGCGAAGACCTCGGTCGAGCTGGACGTCCCGGCGTACTCCTCGGTGGTGCTGCCGCTGCCGGCGGAGCTGGCGCGGCCGGACGAGGCCCGGCGGGAGCTGCTGGTCGCCGAGGCCGGCGACACGGCGGAGCGGGCGCTCTGGTTCTTCGCCGAGGACCGCGAGATCGACTGGCCGGCGGCCGACCTGGACGCCTCCGTCGAGCCCGGTGACAGCGGCCAGCGGGTCCGGGTGACCGCCCGGAGCGTGCTGCGCGACCTGGCCCTCTTCCCGGACCGGCTGGACCCGTCGGCGCAGGTCGACCAGGCCCTGGTCACCCTGCTGCCGGGCGAGTCGGTCAGCTTCACGGTGCGCGCCGACCGCCCGCTGGACCCGACCGCCCTCACCACTCGCCCCGTCCTGCGCTGCGTCAACGACATTCGGGAGGGGGCGCGATGA
- a CDS encoding carbohydrate ABC transporter permease yields MGRAPQDTPAGLWTYLLLSVTFLLAAFPLYWMFVIATSDDQALAKLPPAVIPGNQFMVNINEVFSLQDVYFAASLVNSVIVSTVVTASVLFFCSLAGFAFAKLRFKGSRALMLVVVLTLTVPNQLGIVALYIVMSKLGWNGTLLAVIAPGLVTAFGVFYMRQFIVNTVPDELVESARMDGASTMRVYANIVLPAIRPAMAVLGLLTFVATWNDFQWPLITLSGTDFPTSMVAVSDLASGNYVIYRRVLAGAFVATVPLLVMLFIGGRQIVRGIMEGAVKS; encoded by the coding sequence ATGGGACGGGCACCGCAGGACACCCCCGCCGGCCTCTGGACCTATCTGCTGCTGTCGGTGACGTTCCTCCTGGCCGCGTTCCCGCTGTACTGGATGTTCGTCATCGCCACCAGCGACGACCAGGCGCTGGCCAAGCTGCCGCCGGCGGTGATCCCCGGCAACCAGTTCATGGTCAACATCAACGAGGTCTTCTCCCTCCAGGACGTCTACTTCGCCGCCTCCCTGGTCAACAGCGTCATCGTCTCCACCGTGGTGACCGCCTCGGTGCTCTTCTTCTGCTCGCTGGCCGGCTTCGCCTTCGCCAAGCTGCGCTTCAAGGGCAGCCGGGCGCTGATGCTCGTCGTGGTGCTCACCCTCACCGTGCCCAACCAGCTCGGCATCGTGGCGCTCTACATCGTGATGAGCAAGCTCGGCTGGAACGGCACCCTGCTCGCGGTCATCGCCCCCGGCCTGGTCACCGCGTTCGGCGTGTTCTACATGCGGCAGTTCATCGTCAACACCGTCCCGGACGAGCTGGTCGAGTCGGCCCGGATGGACGGCGCCTCCACCATGCGGGTGTACGCCAACATCGTGCTGCCGGCGATCCGCCCGGCCATGGCCGTGCTCGGCCTGCTCACCTTCGTGGCCACCTGGAACGACTTCCAGTGGCCGCTGATCACGCTGAGCGGCACCGACTTCCCGACCTCGATGGTGGCGGTCTCCGACCTGGCCAGCGGCAACTACGTGATCTACCGGCGGGTACTGGCGGGCGCGTTCGTCGCCACCGTGCCGTTGCTGGTGATGCTGTTCATCGGTGGACGCCAGATCGTCCGCGGAATCATGGAAGGCGCGGTGAAGTCGTGA
- a CDS encoding cellulase family glycosylhydrolase — translation MRRRLAGVLLALAGLLAATGAATPAVAGARHDGGFVVRKGDQLFLDGRPFRFAGTNNYYLEYKSHRMVDDVFADAKAARFTVLRHWGFLDIGNADDSNSVSGKSDGVYFQYWDGTKPAYNDGPDGLQRLDYVLYAARRAGIKVVVPLTNNWRDFGGMDQYVRWRGGGHHDDFYTDPVIRGWYRDWVSHLLNRVNPLTGVAYRDDPTVMAWELANEPRCKGSGVYPTSPTCTTDTLTGWADEMSRHVKAVDRHHLVGVGDEGFFCDDPAAQEWTVNCGEGVDSVALAKLPAVDLMGYHLYPDAWSKDADWGTAWIERHSREAAAIGKPVMLGEFGFADKATRNPVYQRWTDAVIRSGGTGFLYWILSGVQDDGSLYPDYDGYTVYCPSPVCTTLANAGDAIRRGPRPRPPVADHDTATTQAGTPVTLTPTSNDIAYAGPVRPSTIDLDPVEYGQQRVLATAGGSFALTAAGEVVFTPADGFQGKAAGRYTVRDAAGRVSNPADLTVTVKPAPGDPIQLASWETGVEGWAPGSWQTDAGTVAQTSSFATEGSHGLEVAATGGGWFGVTLPAPVDLSAKATLKYDLRTSVTAGSSTAIALQTGSGFSWCQSTFGWVGQGTTTTVEVDLLNQMSCDAAALADVRGVLIWVSPGTHDLDNLRAD, via the coding sequence ATGAGAAGGCGGCTGGCCGGCGTACTGCTGGCCCTGGCCGGGCTGCTCGCCGCGACCGGGGCGGCAACCCCGGCCGTGGCGGGCGCCCGGCACGACGGCGGCTTCGTGGTCCGCAAGGGGGACCAGCTCTTCCTGGACGGCAGGCCGTTCCGGTTCGCCGGCACCAACAACTACTACCTGGAGTACAAGTCGCACCGGATGGTCGACGACGTCTTCGCCGACGCGAAGGCCGCCCGGTTCACCGTGCTGCGGCACTGGGGCTTCCTCGACATCGGCAACGCCGACGACAGCAACTCCGTCTCCGGCAAGTCCGACGGCGTCTACTTCCAGTACTGGGACGGCACGAAGCCGGCGTACAACGACGGCCCGGACGGGTTGCAGCGCCTCGACTACGTGCTCTACGCGGCCCGCCGGGCCGGCATCAAGGTGGTCGTCCCGCTGACCAACAACTGGCGCGACTTCGGCGGCATGGACCAGTACGTCCGCTGGCGCGGTGGCGGCCACCACGACGACTTCTACACCGACCCGGTGATCCGTGGCTGGTACCGGGACTGGGTCTCGCACCTGCTGAACCGGGTCAACCCGCTGACCGGCGTCGCCTACCGGGACGACCCGACGGTGATGGCGTGGGAGCTGGCGAACGAGCCCCGCTGCAAGGGCTCCGGGGTCTATCCCACCTCGCCGACCTGCACCACCGACACGCTCACCGGCTGGGCCGACGAGATGAGCCGGCACGTCAAGGCCGTCGACCGGCACCATCTGGTCGGCGTCGGCGACGAGGGCTTCTTCTGCGACGACCCGGCCGCGCAGGAGTGGACGGTCAACTGCGGCGAGGGCGTCGACTCGGTCGCCCTGGCGAAGCTGCCGGCCGTGGACCTGATGGGCTACCACCTCTATCCCGACGCGTGGAGCAAGGACGCCGACTGGGGCACCGCGTGGATCGAGCGGCACAGCCGGGAGGCGGCGGCGATCGGCAAGCCGGTCATGCTCGGTGAGTTCGGCTTCGCCGACAAGGCCACCCGCAACCCGGTCTACCAGCGGTGGACCGACGCGGTGATCCGTAGCGGCGGCACCGGCTTCCTCTACTGGATCCTCTCCGGGGTCCAGGACGACGGCAGCCTCTACCCGGACTACGACGGCTACACCGTCTACTGCCCGAGCCCGGTCTGCACCACGCTGGCCAACGCGGGGGACGCCATCCGACGCGGCCCCCGGCCGCGCCCGCCGGTCGCCGACCACGACACCGCGACCACCCAGGCCGGCACGCCGGTCACCCTCACCCCGACGAGCAACGACATCGCGTACGCCGGGCCGGTCCGGCCGTCGACCATCGACCTCGACCCGGTCGAGTACGGCCAGCAGCGCGTCCTCGCCACCGCCGGCGGCTCGTTCGCGCTGACCGCCGCAGGCGAGGTGGTCTTCACCCCGGCCGACGGGTTCCAGGGCAAGGCGGCCGGGCGGTACACCGTCCGGGACGCCGCCGGTCGGGTGTCGAACCCCGCCGACCTGACCGTCACCGTGAAGCCCGCACCGGGCGACCCGATCCAGCTCGCCTCCTGGGAGACCGGGGTGGAGGGCTGGGCGCCGGGCAGTTGGCAGACCGACGCCGGCACGGTCGCGCAGACGTCGTCCTTCGCCACCGAGGGCAGCCACGGCCTCGAAGTGGCGGCCACCGGCGGCGGCTGGTTCGGGGTGACCCTGCCGGCCCCGGTCGACCTGTCGGCGAAGGCGACCCTGAAGTACGACCTGCGGACCTCGGTGACCGCCGGCAGCTCGACGGCGATCGCCCTGCAGACCGGCTCCGGCTTCAGCTGGTGCCAGTCGACGTTCGGCTGGGTCGGGCAGGGGACCACCACCACGGTCGAGGTGGACCTGCTCAACCAGATGTCCTGCGACGCGGCGGCCCTGGCCGACGTGCGCGGAGTGCTGATCTGGGTCAGCCCCGGCACGCACGACCTGGACAACCTCCGCGCCGACTGA